Proteins from one Streptomyces roseifaciens genomic window:
- a CDS encoding AAA family ATPase, with product MSRGTTSWLAARRAERAWLDAVGLLGQGHTDRAAVRFADAVRDDPTAADAWLGLHATGQRQDEALAAMDQHAAKFGALRAKHNISLASQFPIGVFVSFALETGRDLWLATQSALLDAGALDEAWQTLAEAELDCDETRFVATRHAYLSEDWDWVLSCSTGIDDPMLSAEAQLYVAQALIAQKVWHEALNTLDRLSEEAEVGSPFDAELAYWSGRAHEGLGAQEEALKDYQYSFRYWPTLYDVEERAQVVRAGAGSTAVAAQERTDLLAQARAELDAMIGLKSVKHQVHTLIAQLEMAKLRAEQGIPTRTRPQHFVFAGPPGTGKTTVARIVGKVFAGLGLLERGHVVETQRVDLVGEHLGSTALKTSAVIDSALDGVLFIDEAYALVNDGYNGGDAFGNEALQVLLKRAEDDRERLVVVLAGYRREMETLLAANPGLASRFTTHVDFPSYAPEELRQIATVLLDDNGDVLSPEGESALEQSLDAAADRVDTLGNGRFIRNLCHKAAAQRDLRLSASTRNGQPLTREDLITLHATDVFAAFDELMASGNGHTPAG from the coding sequence GTGTCGCGTGGAACCACGTCCTGGCTGGCGGCGAGGCGCGCGGAGCGGGCCTGGCTGGACGCCGTCGGCCTGCTCGGGCAAGGGCACACCGACCGGGCGGCGGTGCGCTTCGCGGATGCGGTGCGCGACGACCCGACCGCGGCCGACGCCTGGCTCGGCCTGCACGCGACGGGTCAGCGTCAGGACGAGGCCCTGGCCGCCATGGACCAGCACGCGGCGAAGTTCGGGGCCCTGCGGGCCAAACACAACATATCCCTGGCGTCCCAGTTTCCGATCGGCGTGTTCGTCAGCTTCGCCCTGGAGACGGGCCGCGACCTGTGGCTGGCCACCCAGAGCGCTCTCCTGGACGCCGGTGCCCTCGACGAGGCCTGGCAGACACTGGCGGAGGCGGAGCTGGACTGCGACGAGACGCGCTTCGTCGCCACACGTCACGCCTACCTCTCGGAGGACTGGGACTGGGTGCTGTCCTGCTCGACCGGCATCGACGATCCCATGCTCAGCGCTGAGGCGCAGCTCTACGTCGCGCAGGCGCTCATTGCGCAGAAGGTCTGGCACGAGGCCCTCAACACCCTGGACCGGCTCTCGGAGGAGGCCGAGGTGGGCAGCCCCTTCGACGCCGAGCTTGCCTACTGGAGCGGCCGGGCCCACGAGGGCCTGGGAGCGCAGGAGGAGGCCCTCAAGGACTACCAGTACTCCTTCCGGTACTGGCCCACGCTCTACGACGTGGAGGAGCGGGCCCAGGTGGTCCGGGCCGGGGCCGGCTCCACCGCCGTGGCGGCACAGGAGCGCACGGACCTGCTCGCCCAGGCGCGGGCCGAGCTCGACGCGATGATCGGCCTCAAGTCGGTCAAGCACCAGGTCCACACCCTGATCGCCCAGCTGGAGATGGCCAAGCTCCGCGCGGAGCAGGGCATACCCACCCGCACCCGGCCACAGCATTTCGTCTTCGCGGGCCCGCCCGGCACCGGGAAGACCACGGTGGCCCGCATCGTCGGCAAGGTCTTCGCAGGGCTCGGCCTGCTGGAGCGCGGCCACGTCGTCGAGACGCAGCGTGTCGACCTGGTCGGTGAACACCTCGGCTCCACCGCGCTGAAGACATCGGCGGTCATCGACTCCGCCCTGGACGGGGTGCTTTTCATCGACGAGGCCTACGCCCTGGTCAACGACGGGTACAACGGCGGTGACGCGTTCGGCAACGAGGCACTGCAGGTCCTCCTGAAGCGTGCCGAGGACGACCGCGAGCGCCTGGTCGTGGTCCTGGCCGGCTACCGGCGGGAAATGGAGACTCTTCTGGCCGCCAACCCCGGACTGGCCTCACGCTTCACCACGCACGTCGACTTCCCCTCGTACGCGCCGGAGGAACTGCGGCAGATCGCCACCGTGCTGCTGGACGACAACGGCGACGTACTCTCCCCCGAAGGCGAGAGCGCCCTGGAACAAAGCCTCGACGCTGCGGCGGACAGGGTCGACACGCTCGGCAACGGACGTTTCATCCGCAACCTGTGCCATAAAGCCGCCGCCCAGCGCGATCTCCGCCTCTCGGCCTCCACCCGCAACGGCCAGCCCCTGACCCGGGAGGACCTCATCACCCTCCACGCGACAGACGTCTTCGCGGCCTTCGACGAACTCATGGCAAGCGGGAACGGGCACACGCCCGCAGGGTGA
- a CDS encoding MarR family winged helix-turn-helix transcriptional regulator, whose protein sequence is MTRAEAADLPDDGARKTPDRLRRQASRLLSQLTARSDKLINEGLAQVDARKWHYAVLASLQEYGPGSQATLSRRTGIYRSDMVGVLNELAERDLVERAPDPDDRRRNIITISARGRRRLPRLDKVLDDLHDELLAPLSPAERDQLVQLLTRLLDHHARSS, encoded by the coding sequence ATGACCAGAGCCGAAGCCGCGGACTTGCCCGACGACGGCGCACGCAAGACGCCCGACAGGCTGCGCCGACAGGCGAGCCGGCTGTTGTCGCAACTGACCGCACGGTCGGACAAGCTGATCAACGAGGGGCTGGCACAAGTCGACGCCCGCAAGTGGCACTACGCCGTGCTCGCCTCGCTGCAGGAGTACGGGCCGGGCAGCCAAGCGACGCTGAGCCGGCGCACCGGCATCTACCGCAGCGACATGGTCGGCGTGCTCAACGAACTGGCCGAGCGTGACCTCGTCGAGCGGGCGCCGGATCCCGACGACCGGCGCCGCAACATCATCACGATCTCCGCCCGAGGCCGCCGTCGCCTACCCCGTCTCGACAAGGTCCTGGACGACCTCCACGACGAACTACTCGCACCACTGAGCCCGGCCGAACGCGACCAGCTCGTGCAGCTGCTCACCCGCTTGCTGGACCACCACGCTAGGAGCTCCTGA
- a CDS encoding dienelactone hydrolase family protein, which translates to MPAKMLQIPTTDGHADAFAAFPDHGERHPGVLMYADGLGLRPVLREMARELAGHGYYVLVPNLFYRHGQAPVIELPEFIGEEARPAVFAELMPLIEAHTAERVLRDADAYLQFLTAQPEVSAGPVAVTGYCIGGLLAMRTAAAHPGQVAAVAGFHGPVGADGADRRSLLSTLTAQVHLGHAETDLTPEALGELNQALDAAGVDYTSEIYPGTIHGFTMSDTDAFNPAALQRHWDRLLPLLDRTLGNSYS; encoded by the coding sequence ATTCCCGCCAAGATGTTGCAGATTCCCACCACGGACGGCCACGCCGACGCCTTCGCTGCCTTCCCCGACCACGGCGAGCGGCACCCAGGGGTGCTGATGTACGCGGACGGCCTCGGCCTGCGGCCCGTGCTGCGGGAGATGGCCCGCGAACTGGCCGGGCACGGGTACTACGTGCTCGTCCCCAACCTCTTCTACCGGCACGGCCAGGCACCGGTGATCGAACTTCCCGAGTTCATCGGAGAAGAGGCGCGGCCCGCGGTCTTCGCCGAGCTGATGCCCTTGATCGAGGCGCACACCGCCGAACGGGTCCTGCGCGACGCCGACGCCTACCTCCAGTTCCTCACCGCCCAGCCCGAGGTCAGCGCCGGACCGGTCGCGGTGACCGGCTACTGCATAGGCGGTCTCCTGGCGATGCGCACCGCCGCGGCCCACCCCGGCCAGGTGGCCGCCGTCGCCGGATTCCACGGCCCCGTGGGCGCCGACGGGGCCGACAGGCGCAGCCTCCTCTCCACGCTCACCGCCCAGGTCCACCTCGGCCACGCCGAAACCGACCTGACGCCCGAGGCCCTTGGCGAGCTCAACCAGGCCTTGGACGCCGCTGGTGTCGACTACACCTCCGAGATCTACCCCGGCACCATCCACGGCTTCACCATGTCCGACACCGACGCCTTCAACCCAGCCGCACTGCAGCGCCACTGGGACCGTCTGCTCCCCCTCCTCGACCGCACCCTGGGCAACAGCTACAGCTGA
- a CDS encoding HAD domain-containing protein produces the protein MTGSAQRPLLFLDVDGPLIPFGAEPQQYPTYATGLEPLDAGANPLLTRINPEHGPRLAALPCEVVWATTWMTDANECIAPRIGLPQLAVVIWPEPSDIDDQDERNGLHWKTRALVEWAANHPFAWVDDEITEADRVWVAAHHQGHALLHRVDPRHGLTDGDYAVLGSWLQQPC, from the coding sequence ATGACTGGCTCTGCGCAGCGTCCGCTGCTATTTCTCGATGTCGATGGCCCCCTCATCCCGTTCGGCGCGGAGCCTCAGCAGTATCCGACCTATGCGACAGGTCTTGAACCGCTTGATGCTGGTGCCAATCCGCTCCTGACCAGGATCAATCCTGAACACGGGCCCCGGCTGGCGGCACTCCCGTGCGAGGTGGTCTGGGCCACGACATGGATGACGGACGCGAATGAGTGCATCGCCCCCCGTATCGGTCTGCCGCAACTGGCAGTGGTGATCTGGCCAGAGCCGTCGGACATCGATGATCAGGACGAGCGCAACGGATTGCACTGGAAGACCCGCGCCCTCGTCGAATGGGCCGCCAACCACCCATTCGCCTGGGTCGACGACGAAATCACCGAGGCTGATCGGGTCTGGGTCGCCGCCCATCACCAGGGACACGCTCTGCTGCATCGTGTCGATCCCCGTCATGGTCTGACTGATGGCGACTACGCCGTTCTCGGCTCGTGGCTGCAGCAGCCGTGCTGA